The Fundulus heteroclitus isolate FHET01 chromosome 13, MU-UCD_Fhet_4.1, whole genome shotgun sequence genome contains a region encoding:
- the LOC105922921 gene encoding uncharacterized protein LOC105922921, with protein sequence MKRSKLRTRSELMEAALGFGLGAVGGGILGATEDPVDRIVSAMTASGPLQPVVEEVQVMGPLGLGSLMGATALTTAMTSVIAGVILAAVVASVFVAMRSCSTSYTNSAGLWVSAGFAGILGTTLSGATFGKAIEWIVNTYGMVGLLWALGLFTVLKPPLNVLFNLLWSQGEVCCTIGSEVMSREREDIAITEWQQRERVALQIEERILSVEKGGDTMDDKTRWISEKREREKIERRKMETEDAEMEQRTIHDWINTVLVKHVDFLAFSGIPMAIVSIVTSVLGLFGYGSHQVVFIVLVALVGLIAFLLLQSSDFKFWMLLGCIGMFATFIIAMLTLHAEQMVVISANKMRTVGHNQSKELIAAQMNFQSSLEAVSTAFFGAKLCQLGLGATVGGALVRRAAGEVKVIVGAALVAGILLAGTEVLAAVLGDGGMAGALLGVVGAAGVSVGATAATATRWSSWSGTVGTVGGLILGALVMGKWHTVNIGLQVPVAFVFAMSNPF encoded by the coding sequence GAACCAGGAGTGAATTGATGGAGGCGGCTCTGGGATTTGGCCTGGGAGCCGTGGGAGGGGGCATACTGGGCGCCACTGAGGACCCGGTGGATCGGATCGTGTCTGCGATGACAGCAAGTGGTCCACTGCAACCAGTGGTGGAGGAAGTCCAGGTGATGGGGCCCCTGGGACTGGGAAGTCTTATGGGAGCAACGGCCCTGACAACAGCGATGACATCAGTAATAGCTGGAGTTATTTTAGCAGCGGTTGTCGCTTCGGTGTTTGTAGcgatgaggagctgcagcaccTCCTACACGAACTCTGCTGGCTTGTGGGTATCGGCAGGATTTGCCGGTATCCTTGGGACCACGCTCAGCGGAGCTACATTTGGAAAAGCAATCGAATGGATAGTAAACACCTATGGCATGGTGGGACTTCTGTGGGCTTTAGGCCTTTTCACTGTGCTCAAACCACCcctgaatgttttatttaatttgctcTGGAGCCAGGGAGAAGTCTGTTGCACTATAGGATCAGAAGTCATGTCCAGGGAGAGGGAAGACATTGCGATCACTGAGTGGCAGCAGAGAGAAAGGGTGGCTCTACAGATAGAGGAGAGGATCTtgtcagtagaaaaaggaggcgACACGATGGACGACAAGACAAGATGGATCTCcgagaagagagagagggagaagatAGAGAGGAGGAAAATGGAGACTGAAGATGCAGAAATGGAACAAAGAACCATCCATGACTGGATCAACACTGTGCTGGTCAAGCATGTCGACTTCTTGGCTTTTTCAGGAATACCAATGGCAATCGTCTCAATAGTTACATCAGTGTTGGGGCTGTTTGGTTACGGGAGCCATCAAGTGGTGTTCATAGTGCTCGTGGCTTTAGTTGGCCTCATTGCCTTTTTGCTCCTGCAGTCCTCCGACTTCAAGTTCTGGATGTTGTTGGGGTGCATAGGAATGTTTGCAACCTTCATCATTGCCATGCTCACACTGCATGCCGAGCAGATGGTCGTTATTAGCGCTAATAAGATGAGAACAGTGGGGCATAATCAGTCCAAAGAACTCATCGCCGCTCAAATGAACTTCCAGTCTTCGTTGGAGGCTGTAAGCACGGCCTTTTTTGGGGCAAAACTCTGTCAGCTGGGCCTGGGGGCCACTGTGGGTGGGGCATTGGTTCGCCGAGCAGCAGGGGAGGTAAAAGTTATTGTGGGGGCAGCTTTAGTGGCAGGAATCTTACTCGCTGGGACGGAGGTTTTAGCTGCAGTTCTGGGTGATGGAGGAATGGCCGGTGCCCTGCTAGGAGTGGTTGGAGCAGCGGGGGTGTCAGTCGGTGCAACAGCAGCGACAGCCACGAGATGGTCTTCATGGTCGGGAACTGTGGGAACCGTTGGAGGGTTGATCTTAGGAGCATTAGTGATGGGAAAGTGGCATACTGTGAATATTGGACTTCAGGTTCCCGTGGCCTTTGTATTTGCAATGTCTAATCCTTTTTAA
- the LOC105922922 gene encoding C-type lectin domain family 4 member E has product MRDYVNEQPQRTEKKLSERRLYHVLFLSIGLLCIVQAVLNLSLRLTLYSSETAVTSGCNVTDVGGENHRKDGETDCEHIQPGHCKKFLEDICALKKDRSQLENSNSKLRQQMKEVEEERDILKRRLAERNGCASSQCPADWRELNSRCYFLSTETQTWEGSRKHCQSQGADLVVINSEQEQNAIYRLNGSEYLLFWIGLHGKNGMFQWVDGSALETPFWQLGQPDHGGPNNNEDCVEMYHKEPVLLSWNDAPCGHQRHWLCEKDLGFFP; this is encoded by the exons ATGAGGGACTATGTTAATGAGCAGCCACAGCGTAcggaaaaaaaattgtcag AGAGAAGACTGTATCATGTGCTTTTCTTGAGCATCGGATTGCTGTGTATCGTACAAGCCGTTCTCAATTTGTCGTTACGTCTTACAT tATACTCAAGTGAGACTGCAGTAACCTCAGGTTGCAATGTAACGGACGTTGGTGGCGAAAACCACAGGAAGGACGGAGAAACAGACTGTGAGCACATACAGCCAGGTCATTGCAAAAAGTTCCTGGAAGACATCTGTGCTTTGAAAAAGGACAGAAGCCAGCTTGAAAACAGCAACAGTAAATTGCGGCAACAAAtgaaggaggtggaggaggagagagacatACTGAAAAGGAGGCTGGCTG AGAGGAACGGCTGTGCGTCGTCCCAGTGTCCTGCTGACTGGAGGGAGCTCAACTCCAGGTGTTACTTCCTCTCTACAGAGACGCAGACATGGGAGGGCAGCCGAAAGCACTGCCAGAGTCAAGGCGCTGACCTGGTGGTAATTAACAGCGAACAGGAACAG AATGCCATTTATCGTCTGAATGGGAGCGAGTATCTCTTGTTCTGGATTGGATTGCATGGCAAGAATGGGATGTTTCAGTGGGTGGATGGATCAGCACTAGAAACACC ATTTTGGCAGCTTGGGCAGCCGGATCATGGTGGCCCTAACAACAATGAGGACTGCGTGGAGATGTATCACAAAGAGCCAGTGCTTCTCAGCTGGAATGATGCCCCTTGTGGACACCAGCGGCACTGGTTGTGTGAGAAGGATCTGGGTTTCTTTCCATAG
- the LOC118565170 gene encoding CD209 antigen-like protein E: MVRAVHGEAAEISADYVNQPDPSTRSRPDLETGGSHAAPGGKLSTLVVVSFGLLCILQVALNISLRLTLYKSLPTLEEAACRNETRDAYKLRQQTRQYLQRGWLYFHDSLYYISSSKKTWHESKEFCLQKDANLVIINNIAEQDFTRQFDRLTWIGLYDLTNTGQWTWVDGAPLNKSYWGEGEPNGYESNNESCVEIRFHHIENSWNDIPCDDQNFWICEKEGAL; this comes from the exons ATGGTAAGAGCTGTTCATGGAGAGGCCGCTGAGATCAGCGCGGATTATGTGAATCAACCCGATCCATCCACCAGAAGCCGTCCCGATTTAGAAACGGGGGGGAGTCATGCTGCGCCGG GGGGAAAGCTGTCCACACTAGTTGTTGTTAGCTTTGGACTCCTGTGCATCCTACAAGTTGCTCTCAACATTTCCCTACGCCTGACACTCT ACAAATCTCTGCCGACACTAGAGGAAGCTGCTTGCAGAAATGAGACTCGAGATGCATACAAGCTGAGGCAACAGACTA GACAATATCTCCAGAGAGGATGGCTGTATTTCCATGACAGTTTGTATTATATATCCTCCAGCAAGAAAACTTGGCATGAGAGCAAAGAGTTCTGCTTGCAAAAAGATGCAAATCTGGTGATTATAAACAACATAGCGGAACAG GACTTTACAAGACAATTCGACAGACTCACATGGATTGGACTGTACGATTTAACTAACACAGGACAATGGACGTGGGTGGATGGAGCTCCGCTGAACAAAag cTACTGGGGCGAGGGAGAGCCAAATGGTTATGAAAGCAATAATGAGTCCTGTGTGGAGATAAGGTTTCACCATATTGAAAACAGCTGGAATGATATACCCTGTGATGATCAAAACTTTTGGATCTGCGAGAAAGAAGGAGCCCtttga
- the LOC110367704 gene encoding C-type lectin domain family 4 member F-like, with amino-acid sequence MKQINFDIEAKSKNLKEERDDLKRKLNGLASEKNLLAGERDTLKRMNSDFQVRNQNLTLERDELKKINLGIEASLKSLTAEKDELIRTISIIEANNTNLTEDRDERRHDIQNNRWEVFEGSAYYVSVGKKTWQESRRYCKSQGADLMVINSQEEQVFANGFNKYMWIGLTDLETEGTWKWVDGSRLTSRYWKVGEPNGQTNENCGNIKTYESLESWNDEQCEMLLNWICEMSLT; translated from the exons atgaaacagaTCAACTTTG ATATTGAAGCcaaaagtaaaaatctgaaagaggAGAGAGACGATCTGAAGAGGAAGCTGAATGGTTTGG ctTCTGAAAAGAATCTCTTGGCTGGAGAGAGAGACACTTTGAAGAGGATGAACTCTG aCTTCCAGGTCAGGAATCAGAacctgactttagaaagagatGAACTAAAGAAGATTAACTTGG gtattgAGGCCAGTCTGAAAAGTCTGACTGCAGAGAAAGATGAGCTGATTAGAACCATCAGCA ttattGAGGCCAATAATACAAATCTGACTGAAGACAGAGATGAGCGGAGACATGACATCCAGAACAATA GATGGGAGGTTTTTGAAGGTAGTGCATACTACGTCTCTGTGGGGAAGAAGACCTGGCAAGAAAGTAGACGTTACTGTAAATCACAAGGTGCCGATCTGATGGTTATCAACAGCCAAGAGGAACAG GTCTTTGCCAATGGATTCAATAAATATATGTGGATTGGACTGACTGACTTGGAGACAGAAGGGACATGGAAATGGGTGGATGGGTCACGACTGACTTCAAG gtaCTGGAAGGTTGGCGAGCCAAACGgtcaaacaaatgaaaactgtGGGAATATAAAGACTTATGAATCACTGGAAAGCTGGAATGATGAACAGTGTGAAATGCTCCTCAACTGGATTTGTGAAATGAGCCTTACTTAA